The following nucleotide sequence is from Solea senegalensis isolate Sse05_10M linkage group LG19, IFAPA_SoseM_1, whole genome shotgun sequence.
GTCACAAActtaaaattcaaatgtaaatttAAGGAAATGAAGGGTAATAATACCTGTCTTCCAGCATACCGGAGAGCTAACTTTCCACTGATGAGAGCCTGTACATCCTCTggcctgaaaaaaaaacaaacagttaaaGGGTCATTCATAATGAAATCTTATTTTACTTCAAACTGGCAAATTGTTAAAAAGTTACACAACAGTTACAAAACATAACCACTATCATTACATTCTGAGAATAAAATGATCATACTGGCAGTGTTGTAGTCATCATACAGattgtcatgtttgtgtataCACTCCACTTACGCATTGAGCATGATTTTGCAGAGCAGCATGTATTTTAGGGCTGTAATGGCTCGGGGGCTGTCAATAGAATCGTAGCCCTCAAAGGCCTCATAGAAGTAGGAGTATGCGGTCTTCCagtctttctcctctgctgcgTGAATGATCCCTGAGGacacaaccaaacacacacacacggtaaatGACAGGCAACATAAATGtccatttaatgtaaaatatttatattgtacCTGACTGCATGTCTAAAGCTGCTTGTAGTTTGGGCGGGCAGTAGATGGCATTGGCGGTCGTCCTGGCAGAGGTAAGAGCAGCGCGGGCCTTGGGAAGGTTGCTGAGTGCGTGGTATGTCTTACTCTCCAACAGCTGAACCTCAACCAGCAAGGCCTTGTCGTCCATCTTCTTCAGCTCCTGAAGCAACTGGGAACCTAAGAGGGAGAAGGAAGAAAGCAGTTAACATAATAACTTCAGCATGTTTACTGATCTCTCAGCCCTAAAATTCCCATTAGAAAAAttattgtaaaaagaaaaactacttCAAGAGATTGAACGCTCACCAAGTTGTAGTGCCTCCTGGTAGCACTTTGTGTCAAAATACAACGAAATGAGACGAGCCTGAGgggaaaggaaaacaacaaacatatcAGAACCCATAACTTCAACTTGTTTGGACTTGACTTGTTGGCACTGAGAGTATATACAGTAGTCCTAACTTAAAAGTTTGAACCGATTTCAAAGTTGGAAGCCTGGAAACCTATTTAACACAAACTAGAAGGGCTGCAAACTATTACAAAAACCCCTAATAACAGTGAATTTTATAGTTATTCAGTAAATGTTGAGTTGACCATTTGTAGACTGATGGGCTGAGTGAACATTTTTTGAGGAGTTAATGATCTTAATAACTAGTCtgaggtcttcttcaatagcccattatgtcaattttgtaaattatgttccgaTTCAGAGGAcgccagtgtgactgacagatgGTATCATTTGATACACAATCATACGAGTACACAGTCTCACCTCGAGTGCCTGTCTGAGGAAGGTCCTCTTCTCAGCCTTGGCCCACTCTATGCACTCCAGACAAAGCTCAACCTCCTGACCTGTGGCAGCCTCCATGTCCAGGAAGAGGTCAAGCAGGGAGCGGACCAGCCGAGCTGCCTTGGCCTTGGAGATGGAGTTGAGGAAGGGGCGTACATACTTCAGCAGACCCCCAAGCTCTGAGAAGGAGACAGGAGaagaaatatttaattaattaaaaaaaagacttgtggTTATTCTGCCACCATGGTTGGTGAAAGCAAAAATCCAGTTTCAGCAGGTAGGATTATCAAAGAGTAGTCAAAAGAGGGTCAAGACTTAATAACTGACACATTCGTAACTTTGATCTAAAAGACACCAAGTTTCACCAGCTGCTCTCCATATTTCATCTGTTGACAGCCAATCACCATACATCTACTTTCATTGCTTCAGAAATTAACAGCTTAGTTAAAATTATAAACATAAAGGGGGAGTGAAATAGAAACTTGATCTAGCACCAACAGCAGGAATGCAGCTGCTGAGGTGTGACACCATCAACCATGAAAACGGTGCAGAATTATCTATCACACCATCACATAAACAGGACAACTggtgaaagtgaaactgaacATGTGCAGCAGGTTTGCTACCAAGAGAAGTATTCAGTTAACTTAATTTCAGACACAAAGGTCCATGTCAataaaaatagatgaaaataataacaaaagcaaGATGAACAGTGCAAGTTTACATtgctaattgtttttttatacatctCTTCCTGTTTCTATAAACAAGAAAAACCTTAATTAAGGCAATTATGATCACAAAGACACCTGTTAGTTAATTGAATATGTTTGTCATTACACAAGATACAGTATACAAAAGCTGGATCAGTCACTGAACAATACATACTTGGAGTCAGGAGTCGTGATTGGAGTAAAAGCTGCGTAGCTTCAGTTGAGTTTAACAATTACATTTATATAATCAGTATGACAAATAGCTTTATGTGTGATTTGAgcacatgaacatgttcttacCTGCAGCCTGTCCTGTCTTGGCCAGCAGAGCACCCAACTCCAAGATGCTCTGCTCTTTAACACGCACCGCCTCCTCATCGCTGTCCTGGATGTCCCGCTTCACTACAGCAAACACACGGGAATGTAAGCTAGTTTGTGCTGACATTAATAACGCTGATGATACACGCATCCCTTCCGTCTCTGACAACTAGCGTTACGTCAAATTGTATCACCAACATGCTAGGTAGGATGGCAAGCAGCCAGGCAGGTAGCCAAACTAGCCGTGTAATATATGAAGTGTCAAATTAAACAACAGAAGACAATGACAGCTCCATGTCTATAGATGACTAAAAGCAAACACTGTCAAATGATACGTGGGCATGAGCTAACTGCCATGACAAAGAAAGTAACATTAGAGAGCCTATTTAGTGTCACATTAATTCCCTTGTTGCCCTGACTTGTAACAAGACGAATAGTACATGCTAACAATATTGGCTGCGTGCGAACGTTAACTAGCCAGCTATCAGTCAAGTTCGCGTTAAATGAATGAGCCTGTGAAGCTAACGTTAGCGTGGCTGTCAAGCTAGCCAGTATGATGCTAACCGGCTAGCCACTGCTGCTGACTCACTGTGCAAGCAACGAGAAAAAGGAGTCGGCCAGCACTGAGCTAGCTAACATAGCTTAGCTGCTAACGGGCTAAAAGCAAAGGTTGCTAACTCAACTGCTCCACGTTTGGGGATGTAAAGCATACATCTCTGGGCCGGTTAGAAATATTATTCTTTCTATGACCACATTATGTCGACTATATTTACCTATTGAATGAAGGATGTCGATAGAGGCATCCCTGTCTGTTCCAAGAAGAGACTGTGCTCTCTGAAACTCAGCCACTGCCGCGGCTGCCATCTTTCCTCTACCAGCCTCCGTTCCACTCTGGCCGGCTGTTTTCCGGTCAGATTGTTCACATGTTCGGGATAATACCGACCCCTACAGGTAAATGCGGGTATATCCTTCACAaagcctactactactacaacgaCAGCCGGTGAAATGAGGCGAACACTACTGTGGGTAACGAGTTTACAGTAACAGATTACTTTTTgtggtaagggttagggttagaccaCTTGCTTGGTTTAGCTGCTGCAGATAAACGGCGCCTATGACTTTGATGAGCTCAGATTGAGACAGAATGTGTGAGTGGCTGTCATTCACATCTGTGTGAAATGCTCACAGCAATATTTTCTCACATCCAAccctgggaaaaaaaattgtgcAGCTACAAAATATACCCACGTTTTCGTGGAATCAAAGGGGATCATGTTGAGACAGTTAAAATTAAGTTGGTTCTAGTGACATGTGTTCTGCATTTAAAAACCTAATTATAAAGCATTGCTACTCTAAAAAtcattaacaacaaaaatctaaatcagCACAACCAAAATAATCTACTTTTGAAGTGTAatttatttgcacttttgtaTACAtgcttttttatgtttcattgATGAATACGATTGATAATAAACCACATAAACACAtcgaatatttaaaaaatatagtctttatttcacaaaacaaaacatacagagtacaaaatactcaaaatgaaaTCTCACGAGCGGAGTCACTCATGATAGCTGTGTGTGCGTTCACAGGACGATGGACAAATAGTCACAAACCTGCAAACAGAGGAAGTAGATTTGTGAAGACAGTGAAGACAAATGGCAACACCAGTACTGCAACTGAAAATGTGCGGAATgcaattttattcatttatgtctGAGTGGTAcgaaattaaaaatacactttcattttttatttcaaaatcagTTCAGTTTGTACAGTGGCTAAGGGGAGGGTTTATATGTTCTAATGCTACCTGAACGCCACCATTGTTTCTCTTGGGGAGCgtgaaacaaaagaaagaggGTTTTAATATACAACTTCACccctagatgtcactaaatcctacacactggtgCTGTAATTGTGTTCCATCACGGGCCTCCAGAAATTTCCCCCTCCTGTTTAAAATTACCAGGTTGTGGGTCACATTAACTCTCCTCCATGTTTGTTCTACCTTTATGTTATATTGTCCACCACCCCGTGAAATCCCCAGGTGACTTGGCAGACTTTGCTGTACCTTGCAGCTGATCATCAGGTTTGAAGTGCTGTCAGTGTTTGCAGCTACAGAGAAAACAGGGTTGTGGAGACAGTCTTCCATGTGCTCTGACACCCGGGACTCTAGCAGATGGCGCAGGACGTCTGGAGTTATGTTACGTTTCTAAACAGAAGACGTACAACAGCGGTGGATTTAAGCTGGGGCCATAAATTAGGTGAATGTTATTCTTTCAACACAGTTTACAGACTCTAAGCCGAGTCACTACATGATCTTTTATTCTCTACACAATGCAAGCAAAAATCATGATAGCACATTTTGACTAAGTCATGTCATTATCATCCATTTCTGGGATAATCATGCAAGATGGTTTTGAAATACAGATAAATGCAAGAGGTTTACAGCTGTTTATGGGGATGAGTTGCAAGTGGCCAGCTAGTACTCACTGGAAAGGCTATTGggaggaaaaaaggggaaaaccCAATGCAAAAGTATGCTGTAAGTGCTTCACTAAACACAGACAACGTgctgtaaagaagaaaaaatattgGCACCACCATCATGTGACAAGAATGTGAATGATAAATGTCTGTCAGTTAAAGCACCATGTTTTTTGAAGGTAGTAGGAATGTCACTTTTCATCCCAAGCTCTGACATCTGTTCAAACCTGGGGAGGAAAGTTCTAACTTGATAGCCTACAAGCAAACCAGACCATCTTAAAAAATCCCCCTggggtccagcagagggtgctgtgagtgcagcttggCCTTAGTCATTCAAACTTGCTAGATGGTaataaatgcatcagcacaaatgttgtAGTAATAGCAGAGTTGTTTAAAAGAGATAAACACAATAGATTAGACTGATATTAGCAAAGTATCAAGGTTCTGATACTGGCATCCCTTACCATTTACTCAGGATGCACAATATTACACCTTCTGCCAATATCCGATATATATtgggagtgcttgggccgataactgATACCAATACATAAACGTTTTTCCCTgtgcccaactgcagaggttgttttgtctcttctgtagtgaaattaacacaaTATTTTGCCTGCTCATcctgcagcagatgtagatatacattttcttcattgagcaaaataaataatcgtTACCAAAAATAATAGTTAAGGAGGTAGAGGCCTATTTAGCCTACTGTTGTACTCATGAGTCATATTGGCAGCTCTGTGTCTGCCAATATCCGATAATctattttaaagccaatatcgtGCATCACTACTGTTTACAGCTATATCTGACTCCATGTCAGCCAATAACAGTTCCTGTTTGTAATGTGATTTTAGCTTAACAGTTACACAACAAAGACATAT
It contains:
- the LOC122785709 gene encoding 26S proteasome non-ATPase regulatory subunit 11A, with the protein product MAAAAVAEFQRAQSLLGTDRDASIDILHSIVKRDIQDSDEEAVRVKEQSILELGALLAKTGQAAELGGLLKYVRPFLNSISKAKAARLVRSLLDLFLDMEAATGQEVELCLECIEWAKAEKRTFLRQALEARLISLYFDTKCYQEALQLGSQLLQELKKMDDKALLVEVQLLESKTYHALSNLPKARAALTSARTTANAIYCPPKLQAALDMQSGIIHAAEEKDWKTAYSYFYEAFEGYDSIDSPRAITALKYMLLCKIMLNAPEDVQALISGKLALRYAGRQTDSLKCVALASKNRSLADFEKALTEYKAELRDDPIISTHLTKLYDNLLEQNLIRVIEPFSRVQIAHISSLIKLSKGDVERKLSQMILDEKFHGILDQGEGVLIVFDEPVVDKTYEAALETIQNMSKVVDSLYNKAKKLT